The following are encoded together in the Jaculus jaculus isolate mJacJac1 chromosome 3, mJacJac1.mat.Y.cur, whole genome shotgun sequence genome:
- the Bnc1 gene encoding zinc finger protein basonuclin-1 isoform X1 translates to MRRRPPSRGGRGAVEARETRRARRSGSSRGRRMAEAIGCTLNCSCQSFKPGKINHRQCEQCRHGWVAHALSKLRIPPVYPTSQVEIVQSNVVFDISSLMLYGTQAIPVRLKILLDRLFSVLKQDEVLQILHALDWTLQDYIRGYVLQDASGKVLDHWSIMTSEEEVATLQQFLRFGETKSIVELMAIQEKEEQSIIMPPSAANVDIRAFIESCSHRSSSLPTPVDKGNPSSVHPFENLINNMTFMLPFQFFNPLPPALIGSLPEQYMLEQGQDQGQEDPKQEIHGPFSDSGFLTSTSFQVEKEQCLSCPDAVAQKEDGAHLSDSSSYSIVTKLERTQLSPEAKVKPERNSLSTKKGRVFCTACEKTFYDKGTLKIHYNAVHLKIKHKCTIEGCNMVFSSLRSRNRHSANPNPRLHMPMNRNNRDKDLRNSLSLASSETYKRPGFTVVSPDCGPLPGYTGSLEDSKGQPTFSSIGQNGVLFPNLKTVQPVLPFYRSPATPAELANTPGMLPSLPLLSSSIPEQLISNDMPFDILPKKKSRKSSMPIKIEKEAVEIANEKRQNPSSDEDVPLQVVSDDEPEACSPQSDRVSGEQHAQARSLGKPLPQGERPCHFENVIESHGAIGRTLEQATHTHRETEQKLTLTMVPRELEDGGREHPFTPGVESQIPFSDYMELQQRLLAGGLLGALSNRGMTFPCLEEPKELEHLGQHALENQKEENRFQCDICKKTFKNACSMKIHHKNTHAKETHPCTVEGCTATFPSRRSRDRHSSNVTLHQKVLHQEALESNADHFRAAYLLKDVSKEAYQDMAFPPQASQTSVIFKGTSGMGSMVYPITQVHSASLESYNSGPPSEGTILDLSTTSSMKSESSSHSSWDSDGVSEEGTVLMEDSDGNCEGQSLIPGDDEYPICVLMEKADQSLASLPSGLPITCHLCQKIYSNKGTFRAHYKTVHLRQLHKCKVPGCNTMFSSVRSRNRHSQNPNLHKSLASSPSQLQ, encoded by the exons GCTATCGGCTGCACTCTGAACTGTAGTTGCCAAAGTTTCAAACCTGGGAAAATAAACCATCGTCAGTGTGAACAGTGCAGACATGGATGGGTGGCTCATG CACTAAGTAAGCTGAGGATTCCCCCCGTATATCCAACAAGCCAGGTGGAAATTGTCCAGTCCAATGTGGTGTTTGATATTAGCAGTCTCATGCTGTATGGGACCCAGGCGATCCCTGTTCGTCTGAAAATCCTACTCGACCGGCTCTTCAGTGTGTTGAAGCAAGATGAGGTCCTGCAGATTCTCCATGCCTTGGATTGGACCCTTCAGGATTATATCCGTGGATATGTGCTACAG GATGCATCAGGGAAGGTGTTAGATCACTGGAGCATCATGACCAGTGAGGAAGAAGTGGCCACCTTGCAGCAGTTCCTTCGCTTTGGAGAGACCAAGTCCATCgttgagctcatggcaattcaagagaaagaggaacagtCTATCATCATGCCACCTTCCGCAGCAAACGTAGACATCCGGGCTTTCATTGAGAGCTGCAGCCATCGAAGTTCGAGCCTTCCCACTCCCGTGGACAAAGGAAACCCCAGCAGTGTACACCCTTTTGAGAATCTCATAAACAACATGACTTTCATGTTGCCTTTCCAGTTCTTCaaccctctgcctcctgcactGATAGGGTCGCTGCCTGAACAGTACATGCTGGAGCAGGGGCAGGACCAAGGCCAGGAGGACCCCAAACAGGAAATCCACGGGCCCTTCTCTGACAGCGGCTTCTTAACTTCCACATCATTTCAGGTTGAAAAGGAGCAGTGTTTAAGCTGCCCGGACGCTGTTGCTCAAAAAGAAGACGGTGCCCATTTAAGTGACTCCAGCTCATACAGCATTGTCACTAAGCTTGAACGGACACAGCTATCCCCTGAGGCCAAAGTAAAGCCCGAGAGGAACAGCCTTAGCACGAAGAAGGGCCGAGTGTTCTGTACGGCATGTGAGAAGACTTTCTATGACAAAGGCACCCTCAAGATCCACTACAATGCCGTCCACTTGAAGATCAAACACAAGTGCACCATTGAAGGGTGTAACATGGTCTTCAGTTCCCTGAGGAGCCGCAATCGCCACAGCGCCAACCCCAACCCTCGGCTGCACATGCCAATGAACAGAAATAACCGGGACAAAGATCTCAGAAATAGCCTGAGCCTGGCAAGCTCGGAGACATACAAGCGCCCCGGCTTCACGGTGGTTTCTCCAGACTGTGGGCCTCTCCCCGGCTATACAGGTTCCCTGGAGGATTCCAAAGGCCAACCAACTTTCTCAAGCATTGGGCAGAACGGTGTGCTTTTCCCTAACCTAAAGACAGTGCAGCCAGTCCTTCCTTTCTATCGTAGTCCAGCCACCCCCGCCGAGCTGGCAAACACACCTGGCATgctgccttctctccctctcttgtcctCTTCAATCCCAGAGCAGCTGATTTCCAACGACATGCCGTTTGATATTCTCCCCAAGAAGAAATCCCGGAAGTCCAGTATGCCTATCAAAATAGAGAAGGAAGCTGTGGAAATAGCTAATGAGAAGAGACAAAATCCCAGCTCAGATGAAGACGTGCCCTTGCAGGTGGTCAGTGACGACGAGCCGGAGGCCTGCAGTCCTCAGTCAGACAGAGTATCCGGGGAGCAGCACGCACAAGCAAGAAGCTTAGGAAAACCCCTCCCCCAAGGAGAAAGGCCCTGCCATTTCGAAAATGTGATCGAGTCCCATGGAGCCATCGGCAGAACCCTTGAgcaggccacacacacacacagggagactGAGCAAAAGTTAACATTGACCATGGTGCCAAGAGAACTTGAGGATGGTGGCCGGGAACACCCCTTCACACCTGGAGTGGAGTCCCAGATTCCTTTTTCTGACTACATGGAACTGCAGCAGCGCCTGCTGGCCGGGGGGCTCCTGGGTGCCTTGTCCAACAGGGGAATGACTTTTCCTTGTCTTGAAGAGCCTAAAGAACTGGAGCACCTGGGGCAGCATGCATTGGAGAACCAGAAGGAAGAGAACCGCTTCCAGTGTGACATCTGTAAAAAGACCTTTAAGAATGCTTGCAGTATGAAAATTCATCACAAGAATACTCATGCCAAAGAAACCCACCCGTGCACAGTGGAGGGGTGTACGGCTACGTTCCCATCCCGCAGGAGCAGAGACAG GCACAGTTCAAACGTGACCCTCCACCAAAAAGTATTGCACCAAGAAGCACTAGAGAGCAATGCAGACCATTTTCGTGCTGCTTACCTCCTGAAAGATGTCAGCAAGGAGGCCTATCAGGATATGGCCTTCCCACCCCAAGCATCTCAGACATCTGTCATCTTCAAGGGAACGAGTGGAATGGGCAGTATGGTCTATCCAATAACCCAAGTTCACAGTGCCAGCCTGGAGAGCTACAACTCTGGCCCCCCTAGTGAGGGCACCATCCTGGATTTGAGCACTACCTCAAGTATGAAGTCGGAGAGCAGCAGCCACTCTTCCTGGGACTCTGACGGGGTGAGTGAAGAAGGCACTGTGCTCATGGAGGACAGTGACGGGAACTGTGAAGGACAGAGCCTCATCCCTGGGGACGATGAGTACCCCATCTGTGTCCTGATGGAGAAGGCTGACCAGAGCCTTGCCAGTCTGCCTTCTGGGTTACCCATAACCTGTCATCTCTGCCAAAAGATATACAGTAATAAAGGAACCTTTAGGGCCCACTACAAAACTGTGCACCTCCGCCAGCTCCACAAGTGCAAAGTGCCAGGGTGCAACACCATGTTTTCATCGGTTCGCAGCCGAAACAGACACAGTCAGAATCCCAACCTGCACAAGAGCCTGGCCTCGTCCCCAAGTCAGCTCCAGTAA
- the Bnc1 gene encoding zinc finger protein basonuclin-1 isoform X2, giving the protein MRCRNMFFSFKASLCGFGAATAASLPAIGCTLNCSCQSFKPGKINHRQCEQCRHGWVAHALSKLRIPPVYPTSQVEIVQSNVVFDISSLMLYGTQAIPVRLKILLDRLFSVLKQDEVLQILHALDWTLQDYIRGYVLQDASGKVLDHWSIMTSEEEVATLQQFLRFGETKSIVELMAIQEKEEQSIIMPPSAANVDIRAFIESCSHRSSSLPTPVDKGNPSSVHPFENLINNMTFMLPFQFFNPLPPALIGSLPEQYMLEQGQDQGQEDPKQEIHGPFSDSGFLTSTSFQVEKEQCLSCPDAVAQKEDGAHLSDSSSYSIVTKLERTQLSPEAKVKPERNSLSTKKGRVFCTACEKTFYDKGTLKIHYNAVHLKIKHKCTIEGCNMVFSSLRSRNRHSANPNPRLHMPMNRNNRDKDLRNSLSLASSETYKRPGFTVVSPDCGPLPGYTGSLEDSKGQPTFSSIGQNGVLFPNLKTVQPVLPFYRSPATPAELANTPGMLPSLPLLSSSIPEQLISNDMPFDILPKKKSRKSSMPIKIEKEAVEIANEKRQNPSSDEDVPLQVVSDDEPEACSPQSDRVSGEQHAQARSLGKPLPQGERPCHFENVIESHGAIGRTLEQATHTHRETEQKLTLTMVPRELEDGGREHPFTPGVESQIPFSDYMELQQRLLAGGLLGALSNRGMTFPCLEEPKELEHLGQHALENQKEENRFQCDICKKTFKNACSMKIHHKNTHAKETHPCTVEGCTATFPSRRSRDRHSSNVTLHQKVLHQEALESNADHFRAAYLLKDVSKEAYQDMAFPPQASQTSVIFKGTSGMGSMVYPITQVHSASLESYNSGPPSEGTILDLSTTSSMKSESSSHSSWDSDGVSEEGTVLMEDSDGNCEGQSLIPGDDEYPICVLMEKADQSLASLPSGLPITCHLCQKIYSNKGTFRAHYKTVHLRQLHKCKVPGCNTMFSSVRSRNRHSQNPNLHKSLASSPSQLQ; this is encoded by the exons GCTATCGGCTGCACTCTGAACTGTAGTTGCCAAAGTTTCAAACCTGGGAAAATAAACCATCGTCAGTGTGAACAGTGCAGACATGGATGGGTGGCTCATG CACTAAGTAAGCTGAGGATTCCCCCCGTATATCCAACAAGCCAGGTGGAAATTGTCCAGTCCAATGTGGTGTTTGATATTAGCAGTCTCATGCTGTATGGGACCCAGGCGATCCCTGTTCGTCTGAAAATCCTACTCGACCGGCTCTTCAGTGTGTTGAAGCAAGATGAGGTCCTGCAGATTCTCCATGCCTTGGATTGGACCCTTCAGGATTATATCCGTGGATATGTGCTACAG GATGCATCAGGGAAGGTGTTAGATCACTGGAGCATCATGACCAGTGAGGAAGAAGTGGCCACCTTGCAGCAGTTCCTTCGCTTTGGAGAGACCAAGTCCATCgttgagctcatggcaattcaagagaaagaggaacagtCTATCATCATGCCACCTTCCGCAGCAAACGTAGACATCCGGGCTTTCATTGAGAGCTGCAGCCATCGAAGTTCGAGCCTTCCCACTCCCGTGGACAAAGGAAACCCCAGCAGTGTACACCCTTTTGAGAATCTCATAAACAACATGACTTTCATGTTGCCTTTCCAGTTCTTCaaccctctgcctcctgcactGATAGGGTCGCTGCCTGAACAGTACATGCTGGAGCAGGGGCAGGACCAAGGCCAGGAGGACCCCAAACAGGAAATCCACGGGCCCTTCTCTGACAGCGGCTTCTTAACTTCCACATCATTTCAGGTTGAAAAGGAGCAGTGTTTAAGCTGCCCGGACGCTGTTGCTCAAAAAGAAGACGGTGCCCATTTAAGTGACTCCAGCTCATACAGCATTGTCACTAAGCTTGAACGGACACAGCTATCCCCTGAGGCCAAAGTAAAGCCCGAGAGGAACAGCCTTAGCACGAAGAAGGGCCGAGTGTTCTGTACGGCATGTGAGAAGACTTTCTATGACAAAGGCACCCTCAAGATCCACTACAATGCCGTCCACTTGAAGATCAAACACAAGTGCACCATTGAAGGGTGTAACATGGTCTTCAGTTCCCTGAGGAGCCGCAATCGCCACAGCGCCAACCCCAACCCTCGGCTGCACATGCCAATGAACAGAAATAACCGGGACAAAGATCTCAGAAATAGCCTGAGCCTGGCAAGCTCGGAGACATACAAGCGCCCCGGCTTCACGGTGGTTTCTCCAGACTGTGGGCCTCTCCCCGGCTATACAGGTTCCCTGGAGGATTCCAAAGGCCAACCAACTTTCTCAAGCATTGGGCAGAACGGTGTGCTTTTCCCTAACCTAAAGACAGTGCAGCCAGTCCTTCCTTTCTATCGTAGTCCAGCCACCCCCGCCGAGCTGGCAAACACACCTGGCATgctgccttctctccctctcttgtcctCTTCAATCCCAGAGCAGCTGATTTCCAACGACATGCCGTTTGATATTCTCCCCAAGAAGAAATCCCGGAAGTCCAGTATGCCTATCAAAATAGAGAAGGAAGCTGTGGAAATAGCTAATGAGAAGAGACAAAATCCCAGCTCAGATGAAGACGTGCCCTTGCAGGTGGTCAGTGACGACGAGCCGGAGGCCTGCAGTCCTCAGTCAGACAGAGTATCCGGGGAGCAGCACGCACAAGCAAGAAGCTTAGGAAAACCCCTCCCCCAAGGAGAAAGGCCCTGCCATTTCGAAAATGTGATCGAGTCCCATGGAGCCATCGGCAGAACCCTTGAgcaggccacacacacacacagggagactGAGCAAAAGTTAACATTGACCATGGTGCCAAGAGAACTTGAGGATGGTGGCCGGGAACACCCCTTCACACCTGGAGTGGAGTCCCAGATTCCTTTTTCTGACTACATGGAACTGCAGCAGCGCCTGCTGGCCGGGGGGCTCCTGGGTGCCTTGTCCAACAGGGGAATGACTTTTCCTTGTCTTGAAGAGCCTAAAGAACTGGAGCACCTGGGGCAGCATGCATTGGAGAACCAGAAGGAAGAGAACCGCTTCCAGTGTGACATCTGTAAAAAGACCTTTAAGAATGCTTGCAGTATGAAAATTCATCACAAGAATACTCATGCCAAAGAAACCCACCCGTGCACAGTGGAGGGGTGTACGGCTACGTTCCCATCCCGCAGGAGCAGAGACAG GCACAGTTCAAACGTGACCCTCCACCAAAAAGTATTGCACCAAGAAGCACTAGAGAGCAATGCAGACCATTTTCGTGCTGCTTACCTCCTGAAAGATGTCAGCAAGGAGGCCTATCAGGATATGGCCTTCCCACCCCAAGCATCTCAGACATCTGTCATCTTCAAGGGAACGAGTGGAATGGGCAGTATGGTCTATCCAATAACCCAAGTTCACAGTGCCAGCCTGGAGAGCTACAACTCTGGCCCCCCTAGTGAGGGCACCATCCTGGATTTGAGCACTACCTCAAGTATGAAGTCGGAGAGCAGCAGCCACTCTTCCTGGGACTCTGACGGGGTGAGTGAAGAAGGCACTGTGCTCATGGAGGACAGTGACGGGAACTGTGAAGGACAGAGCCTCATCCCTGGGGACGATGAGTACCCCATCTGTGTCCTGATGGAGAAGGCTGACCAGAGCCTTGCCAGTCTGCCTTCTGGGTTACCCATAACCTGTCATCTCTGCCAAAAGATATACAGTAATAAAGGAACCTTTAGGGCCCACTACAAAACTGTGCACCTCCGCCAGCTCCACAAGTGCAAAGTGCCAGGGTGCAACACCATGTTTTCATCGGTTCGCAGCCGAAACAGACACAGTCAGAATCCCAACCTGCACAAGAGCCTGGCCTCGTCCCCAAGTCAGCTCCAGTAA